Proteins encoded in a region of the Frondihabitans sp. 762G35 genome:
- the hemW gene encoding radical SAM family heme chaperone HemW codes for MPSTLPIADAAPADGLLPESVRDGAENRHFGVYLHVPFCRVRCGYCDFNTYTGDELRGVRRSDYASQAVAEVASARAVLERAGLPERPVSTVFFGGGTPTLLPASDLAAMLTSVRDAWGLSNTAEVTTEANPDSVDRAYLDELREAGFTRVSFGMQSAVPHVLATLERTHDPARVPLVVRWAREAGLDVSLDLIYGTPGESLDDWRASLEAALAEGPDHLSAYSLIVEEGTKLARQIRRGEVARPDDDTAADMYELADALLAEAGYSWYEVSNWARGDAHASRHNLAYWQGHDWWGVGPGAHSHVGGVRWWNVKHPAAYAERILAGVSPAAGRETLDDETRATERILLAVRVRDELRVDELDDAGRSSVAGLIADGLVEGREAIAGTIRLTLRGRLLADAVVRRLLGD; via the coding sequence GTGCCCAGCACCCTCCCGATCGCCGACGCCGCTCCCGCCGACGGCCTCCTGCCCGAGAGCGTCCGCGACGGCGCCGAGAACCGCCACTTCGGCGTCTATCTGCACGTTCCGTTCTGCCGTGTGCGCTGCGGCTACTGCGACTTCAACACGTACACCGGCGACGAGCTCCGCGGGGTGCGACGCAGCGACTACGCATCGCAGGCGGTCGCCGAGGTGGCCTCCGCCCGAGCCGTCCTCGAGCGGGCCGGCCTCCCCGAGCGTCCCGTCTCCACCGTCTTCTTCGGAGGCGGAACACCGACCCTCCTTCCGGCGTCCGATCTCGCCGCGATGCTCACTTCCGTCCGCGACGCGTGGGGCCTGTCGAACACCGCCGAGGTGACGACCGAGGCGAACCCCGACTCCGTCGACCGCGCCTACCTCGACGAGCTCCGCGAGGCGGGATTCACCCGCGTCAGCTTCGGCATGCAGTCGGCCGTGCCGCACGTGCTCGCCACCCTCGAACGCACGCACGACCCGGCCCGTGTTCCGCTCGTCGTCCGGTGGGCCCGCGAGGCCGGGCTCGACGTCAGCCTCGACCTGATCTACGGCACACCCGGCGAATCCCTCGACGACTGGCGCGCGTCGCTCGAAGCGGCTCTCGCGGAGGGGCCGGATCACCTGTCGGCCTACTCGCTCATCGTCGAGGAGGGCACGAAGCTCGCCCGGCAGATCCGGCGGGGTGAGGTGGCGCGGCCCGACGACGACACGGCGGCCGACATGTACGAGCTCGCCGACGCTCTCCTGGCGGAGGCCGGGTACTCCTGGTACGAGGTGAGCAACTGGGCCCGTGGCGACGCGCACGCCTCGCGGCACAATCTGGCGTACTGGCAGGGGCACGACTGGTGGGGCGTCGGTCCCGGTGCTCACAGCCACGTCGGCGGAGTGCGCTGGTGGAACGTGAAGCACCCCGCGGCGTACGCGGAGCGGATCCTGGCCGGGGTCTCGCCCGCGGCGGGCCGCGAGACGCTCGACGACGAGACCCGGGCGACGGAGCGCATCCTGCTTGCCGTCCGCGTGCGCGACGAACTGCGCGTCGACGAACTCGACGACGCGGGGCGATCGAGCGTCGCCGGCCTCATCGCCGACGGTCTCGTGGAGGGCCGCGAGGCGATCGCCGGGACGATCCGGCTCACGCTCCGCGGGCGGCTCCTCGCCGACGCGGTCGTGCGTCGCCTCCTCGGCGACTGA
- a CDS encoding DUF1990 family protein, with protein sequence MRRATHTDTQTTYGQVGATQAPDLLQYPPKGFRPVEYRTRIGHGDARFEAAAAALLTWKVQERSGIEVRVDDVPAVHEGAYTPVTFDDEGNPLDPADYAAPDSESHFSPEGEPFLTAGTTATLLMKAYGRHVEAPVRVVYVIDEPTRRGFAYGTLEGHPESGEESWVIDQTDDGSVWLTIRAFSRPSTWKWRLVSPFLRAQQKKYTQRYLRVLVGD encoded by the coding sequence ATGCGCCGAGCAACCCACACCGACACCCAGACCACCTACGGGCAGGTCGGAGCGACGCAGGCCCCCGACCTCCTGCAGTACCCGCCCAAGGGGTTCCGCCCGGTCGAGTACCGCACGCGCATCGGCCACGGCGACGCCCGGTTCGAGGCCGCTGCCGCCGCTCTGCTGACCTGGAAGGTGCAGGAGCGCAGCGGCATCGAGGTCCGTGTCGACGACGTGCCGGCGGTCCACGAGGGCGCCTACACGCCCGTCACCTTCGACGACGAGGGCAACCCCCTCGATCCTGCGGACTATGCCGCGCCCGACAGCGAGTCGCACTTCTCGCCGGAGGGCGAGCCGTTCCTCACGGCCGGCACCACCGCCACCCTGCTCATGAAGGCCTACGGCCGCCACGTCGAGGCGCCGGTCCGCGTCGTCTACGTCATCGACGAGCCGACCCGCCGGGGCTTCGCCTACGGCACGCTCGAGGGCCACCCCGAGAGCGGCGAGGAGTCGTGGGTGATCGATCAGACCGACGACGGCTCGGTCTGGCTGACCATCCGGGCGTTCTCCCGCCCGTCGACCTGGAAGTGGCGTCTCGTGTCGCCGTTCCTGCGGGCCCAGCAGAAGAAGTACACCCAGCGCTACCTCCGCGTGCTCGTGGGCGACTGA
- the lepA gene encoding translation elongation factor 4 codes for MSPKAATALEPASTAPENIRNFCIIAHIDHGKSTLADRMLGITGVVEDRAMRAQYLDRMDIERERGITIKSQAVRMPWEVDGKTFALNMIDTPGHVDFSYEVSRSLAACEGAILLVDAAQGIEAQTLANLYLALENDLEIIPVLNKIDLPAADPEKYAGELAQLIGGRPEDVLRVSGKTGVGVEELLDVVVNRIPAPKGVKDAPARAMIFDSVYDSYRGVITYVRMIDGTLQPREKIQMMSTRAVHDILEIGVSSPEPTVSKGLSVGEVGYLITGVKDVRQSKVGDTVTTAAKPATQALAGYTEPLPMVFSGLYPIDGSDYPILREALDKLKLSDAALVYEPETSVALGFGFRCGFLGLLHLEIITERLEREFNLDLITTAPSVVYEVTTEDRKTVTVTNPSEFPDGKIASVAEPMVKAAILAPKDYVGVIMELCQSRRGTLLGMEYLGEDRVELRYNMPLGEIVFDFFDQLKSKTQGYASLDYEPSGEQDADLVKVDILLQGEQVDAFSTIVHRDKAYAYGVLMTGRLRELIPRQQFEVPIQAAIGARIIARESIRAMRKDVLAKCYGGDITRKRKLLEKQKEGKKRMKTIGRVDVPQEAFIAALSGDTEKKKDK; via the coding sequence GTGAGCCCCAAAGCAGCAACCGCCCTCGAGCCCGCGTCGACCGCGCCCGAGAACATCCGCAACTTCTGCATCATCGCGCACATCGACCACGGCAAGTCGACTCTCGCCGACCGGATGCTCGGTATCACGGGCGTCGTCGAGGATCGCGCCATGCGCGCCCAGTACCTCGACCGGATGGACATCGAGCGCGAGCGCGGCATCACCATCAAGAGCCAGGCCGTGCGCATGCCGTGGGAGGTCGACGGGAAGACCTTCGCCCTCAACATGATCGACACGCCGGGTCACGTCGACTTCAGCTACGAGGTCTCCCGGTCGCTCGCGGCCTGCGAGGGTGCGATCCTCCTCGTCGACGCGGCGCAGGGCATCGAGGCCCAGACGCTGGCCAACCTCTACCTGGCGCTCGAGAACGATCTCGAGATCATCCCGGTGCTGAACAAGATCGATCTCCCCGCCGCCGACCCCGAGAAGTACGCCGGCGAGCTGGCCCAGCTCATCGGCGGCCGGCCGGAAGACGTCCTGCGCGTGAGCGGCAAGACGGGCGTCGGGGTCGAGGAGCTCCTCGACGTCGTCGTGAATCGGATCCCCGCGCCCAAGGGCGTCAAGGACGCCCCGGCGCGCGCCATGATCTTCGACTCCGTCTACGACAGCTACCGCGGCGTCATCACCTACGTCCGCATGATCGACGGGACCCTCCAGCCGCGCGAGAAGATCCAGATGATGTCCACCCGCGCGGTGCACGACATCCTCGAGATCGGCGTCTCGTCGCCCGAGCCGACCGTCAGCAAGGGTCTCAGCGTCGGCGAGGTCGGCTACCTCATCACCGGCGTGAAAGACGTCCGCCAGTCGAAGGTCGGCGACACCGTCACGACGGCCGCGAAGCCGGCCACGCAGGCGCTGGCCGGCTACACCGAGCCCCTGCCGATGGTGTTCTCGGGGCTGTACCCGATCGACGGGAGCGACTACCCGATCCTGCGCGAGGCCCTCGACAAGCTGAAGCTGTCCGACGCGGCGCTCGTCTACGAGCCCGAGACGTCGGTCGCGCTCGGCTTCGGGTTCCGCTGCGGGTTCCTCGGGCTCCTGCACCTCGAGATCATCACCGAGCGTCTCGAGCGCGAGTTCAACCTCGACCTCATCACCACGGCGCCGAGCGTCGTCTACGAGGTCACCACCGAGGACCGCAAGACCGTGACCGTGACGAACCCGTCCGAGTTCCCCGACGGGAAGATCGCCTCCGTCGCGGAGCCCATGGTCAAGGCGGCCATCCTGGCGCCGAAAGACTACGTCGGCGTCATCATGGAGCTCTGCCAGAGCCGACGAGGCACCCTCCTCGGCATGGAGTACCTCGGCGAGGACCGCGTCGAGCTCCGCTACAACATGCCGCTCGGCGAGATCGTCTTCGACTTCTTCGACCAGCTCAAGAGCAAGACGCAGGGCTACGCCTCCCTCGACTACGAGCCGAGCGGCGAGCAGGATGCCGATCTCGTCAAGGTCGACATCCTCCTGCAGGGCGAGCAGGTCGACGCGTTCTCGACCATCGTGCACCGCGACAAGGCGTACGCCTACGGCGTCCTCATGACGGGGCGGCTCCGGGAACTCATCCCGAGGCAGCAGTTCGAGGTGCCGATCCAGGCGGCCATCGGCGCCCGGATCATCGCGCGCGAGTCGATCCGCGCGATGCGGAAAGACGTGCTCGCCAAGTGCTACGGCGGCGACATCACCCGCAAGCGCAAGCTGCTCGAGAAGCAGAAGGAGGGCAAGAAGCGAATGAAGACCATCGGTCGCGTCGACGTCCCCCAGGAGGCGTTCATCGCCGCGCTGTCGGGCGACACGGAGAAGAAGAAGGACAAGTAG
- a CDS encoding pyridoxal phosphate-dependent aminotransferase, translated as MPSLAPHMTSVPASGIRRVFEMAMRLDDVTFLCVGEPDVPVARHIIDAARRAWADDRTGYTPNGGILPLREALVHKLARENDVHVDVEQVWVTVGATQALHQAMGLLLAAGDEILVPDPGYTTFTMNAHMMDARPVPYALSPSRGFQPDFDELENLVTDRTRALVVNSPSNPLGSVFSEEVLRDLLAFAKRHDLWVISDEVYEYFTYGAAHTSLASLDDDDRVFSVFSLSKTYAMTGVRVGYLVVPRGLAETMRTVQEAQISCVAEPDQYAALAAVVGDHQPVADARAHYQENLEFAIALLDERGLSYLEPEGAFYLWIDVSHVSRGDVARWAEDFLVEKRVAVAPGSAFGRTGEGWIRVCLAATEESLRKGLTAIPAPVRSE; from the coding sequence ATGCCCTCGCTCGCTCCGCACATGACGTCCGTGCCCGCCTCCGGCATCCGCCGTGTCTTCGAGATGGCGATGCGTCTCGACGACGTGACGTTCCTCTGCGTGGGCGAGCCCGACGTCCCCGTCGCGCGGCACATCATCGACGCGGCCCGGCGAGCGTGGGCCGACGACCGGACGGGCTACACGCCCAACGGGGGCATCCTGCCGCTGCGAGAGGCCCTCGTCCACAAGCTGGCGCGGGAGAACGACGTCCACGTCGACGTCGAGCAGGTCTGGGTCACGGTCGGGGCGACGCAGGCGCTGCACCAGGCGATGGGGCTGCTCCTGGCCGCGGGAGACGAGATCCTGGTTCCCGATCCCGGTTACACGACCTTCACCATGAACGCCCACATGATGGACGCCCGCCCCGTCCCCTACGCGCTCAGCCCGTCGCGCGGCTTCCAGCCCGATTTCGACGAGCTCGAGAACCTCGTGACCGACCGGACGCGAGCCCTCGTCGTCAACTCCCCGAGCAACCCCCTCGGCTCCGTCTTCAGCGAGGAGGTCCTCCGCGACCTCCTCGCCTTCGCGAAGAGGCACGACCTCTGGGTCATCAGCGACGAGGTCTACGAGTACTTCACCTACGGGGCGGCGCACACGAGCCTCGCGTCGCTCGACGACGACGACCGCGTCTTCAGCGTCTTCTCCCTGAGCAAGACGTACGCCATGACGGGTGTCCGGGTCGGCTATCTCGTCGTTCCCCGCGGGCTCGCCGAGACGATGCGCACCGTGCAGGAGGCCCAGATCAGCTGCGTGGCGGAGCCCGACCAGTACGCCGCCCTCGCCGCCGTCGTCGGCGACCACCAACCCGTGGCCGACGCCCGTGCCCACTACCAGGAGAACCTCGAATTCGCGATCGCCCTCCTCGACGAGCGCGGGCTGTCCTACCTCGAGCCCGAGGGCGCCTTCTACCTCTGGATCGACGTGTCCCACGTCTCCCGCGGCGACGTCGCGCGCTGGGCGGAGGACTTCCTCGTCGAGAAGCGCGTCGCCGTGGCTCCGGGCAGCGCCTTCGGGCGGACCGGCGAGGGCTGGATCCGCGTCTGCCTCGCCGCCACCGAGGAGAGCCTCCGGAAGGGCCTCACCGCGATCCCGGCTCCGGTGCGCAGCGAGTGA
- the rpsT gene encoding 30S ribosomal protein S20: protein MANIKSQIKRIGTNKKSQERNKAVKSELKTAIRSTHAAIAAADKDAAVAALTVATKKLDKAVSKGVIHQNQAANRKSSIAKQVGAL, encoded by the coding sequence GTGGCAAACATCAAGTCGCAGATCAAGCGCATCGGCACCAACAAGAAGTCGCAGGAGCGCAACAAGGCCGTCAAGAGCGAGCTCAAGACCGCCATCCGCTCCACGCACGCGGCCATCGCCGCCGCCGACAAGGACGCGGCCGTCGCCGCCCTCACCGTCGCGACGAAGAAGCTCGACAAGGCCGTCAGCAAGGGTGTCATCCACCAGAACCAGGCTGCGAACCGCAAGTCGTCCATCGCCAAGCAGGTCGGCGCTCTCTAG
- the holA gene encoding DNA polymerase III subunit delta has protein sequence MAQRDTGRTTGAKKAAVKIDQLAWDRIRPAPVVLVSGPEQFLADRAVRQLRDQLTAEDPSLEVNDVEADHYSPGELITLASPSLFAEPRLLRVSAVEKCTDAFLTEILDYLRAPADGAYVVLRHAGGVRGKKLLDALRGGLGGGIEVVCAELKKDTEKLDFAAAEFAAEGRRISAGALRALVQAFQDDLSELASACQQLLADSAAEITEATVEKYYSGRVETNAFKVADAAIAGRQGEALILLRHALASGADPVPIVAAFASKIRTMAKISGARGGSGQLASQFGLAPWQVDRARRDLAGWTDDGLGTSIDLLATTDAAVKGRERDAVYALERMVSVISARGRLPR, from the coding sequence GTGGCTCAGCGCGACACGGGCAGGACGACGGGGGCCAAGAAGGCCGCCGTCAAGATCGACCAGCTCGCGTGGGATCGCATCCGGCCCGCCCCCGTCGTCCTCGTGTCGGGTCCCGAGCAGTTCCTCGCCGACCGCGCCGTCCGCCAGCTCCGCGATCAGCTCACGGCCGAGGATCCGAGCCTCGAGGTCAACGACGTCGAGGCCGACCACTACTCTCCGGGTGAGCTCATCACGCTCGCGAGCCCGTCGCTCTTCGCCGAGCCGCGACTCCTGCGCGTCTCGGCCGTCGAGAAGTGCACCGACGCCTTCCTCACGGAGATCCTCGACTACCTCCGGGCGCCGGCCGACGGCGCGTACGTCGTCCTCCGCCACGCCGGGGGAGTCCGCGGCAAGAAGCTCCTCGACGCCCTCCGCGGAGGTCTGGGAGGCGGCATCGAGGTCGTCTGCGCGGAGCTCAAGAAAGACACCGAGAAGCTCGACTTCGCCGCGGCCGAGTTCGCGGCCGAGGGTCGACGGATCTCCGCGGGTGCTCTCCGAGCGCTCGTCCAGGCGTTCCAGGACGACCTCTCCGAGCTGGCGTCCGCGTGCCAGCAGCTCCTCGCCGATTCCGCGGCGGAGATCACGGAGGCGACCGTCGAGAAGTACTACTCGGGTCGCGTCGAGACGAACGCGTTCAAGGTCGCCGACGCCGCGATCGCCGGTCGGCAGGGCGAGGCCCTGATCCTGCTGCGCCACGCCCTCGCCTCCGGCGCCGACCCGGTGCCCATCGTCGCCGCGTTCGCGAGCAAGATCCGCACCATGGCGAAGATCAGCGGGGCGCGCGGCGGCTCGGGTCAGCTCGCCTCGCAGTTCGGACTCGCGCCGTGGCAGGTCGACCGGGCCCGGCGAGACCTCGCGGGCTGGACCGACGACGGGCTCGGCACCTCCATCGACCTGCTCGCGACCACCGACGCCGCCGTGAAGGGCCGGGAGCGCGACGCCGTCTACGCGCTGGAGCGGATGGTGTCCGTCATCAGCGCGCGGGGCCGTCTACCGCGGTGA
- a CDS encoding helix-hairpin-helix domain-containing protein has product MPTPRPDTATTPPLPDYRRPGDLRPGDRRPDDGPPDDGRPGSGGRASAHLRRPGPDFRQPGSAPRWRLGAGAGVVAVLVLLAIGIALSAASSARGSSALQEVRPPSSGHSGRLSGAPTPSPTSAPTASATVFVHIVGRVASPGLYEVPAGSRAVTVVEAAGGFAESADQGALNLARPVVDGEQIVVTAVGEAPPAPAPGSPAAAGTGAHTVSGPVDLNAADAAALETLRGVGPATAEAILAWRDEHGRFESVDDLLDVPGIGEKKLDALRDAVAVR; this is encoded by the coding sequence ATGCCGACACCACGCCCCGACACCGCGACCACTCCACCGCTGCCCGACTACCGGCGGCCGGGCGACCTCAGGCCGGGCGACCGACGGCCCGACGACGGACCGCCCGACGACGGACGGCCCGGCTCGGGTGGGCGGGCCTCGGCCCATCTCCGTCGTCCCGGCCCCGACTTCCGTCAGCCCGGCTCCGCGCCCCGGTGGCGGCTCGGTGCCGGGGCCGGCGTCGTGGCCGTCCTCGTGCTCCTCGCGATCGGCATCGCCCTCTCCGCCGCATCGAGCGCGCGGGGGAGCTCCGCCCTTCAGGAGGTCCGCCCGCCCTCGTCCGGGCACTCGGGGCGCCTCTCCGGCGCTCCGACACCCTCGCCGACGTCTGCGCCGACGGCCTCCGCGACCGTCTTCGTGCACATCGTCGGCCGTGTCGCCTCGCCCGGTCTCTACGAGGTGCCCGCAGGATCCCGGGCCGTCACGGTCGTGGAGGCGGCCGGCGGCTTCGCGGAATCGGCCGATCAGGGTGCCCTGAACCTGGCTCGACCCGTCGTCGACGGCGAGCAGATCGTGGTGACGGCGGTCGGGGAGGCACCGCCGGCGCCGGCACCGGGGTCGCCCGCCGCCGCGGGCACGGGGGCGCATACCGTCTCCGGCCCGGTCGACCTCAACGCCGCCGACGCGGCGGCTCTCGAGACCCTCCGCGGTGTCGGGCCGGCCACCGCGGAGGCCATCCTCGCCTGGAGGGACGAACACGGGAGGTTCGAGTCGGTCGACGACCTCCTCGACGTCCCCGGCATCGGCGAGAAGAAGCTCGACGCGCTGCGTGACGCCGTCGCCGTCCGCTGA